The following proteins come from a genomic window of Chlamydiales bacterium:
- the yidD gene encoding membrane protein insertion efficiency factor YidD, which translates to MKNILIFLIHIYRLLISPLLGPSCRFVPSCSEYAQDALKKHPLFKACWLICKRLIKCGPWNKGGYDPLPHPLNREE; encoded by the coding sequence ATGAAAAACATTCTCATCTTTCTTATTCATATTTATCGACTCTTGATTAGCCCTTTATTGGGCCCATCCTGTCGTTTTGTTCCAAGCTGTTCGGAATATGCCCAAGATGCTTTAAAAAAACATCCCCTATTTAAAGCCTGCTGGTTGATTTGCAAACGCCTCATTAAATGTGGTCCTTGGAACAAAGGAGGATATGATCCTCTTCCTCATCCCCTGAACAGAGAGGAGTAA